A genome region from Deltaproteobacteria bacterium includes the following:
- a CDS encoding AMP-binding protein produces MERIWRKSYDPGLTDLDPSEWENDYVSITNPTFQRFGKKAALCYMDVEITFEELDRYANRFANMLIASGLKKGDVVGINLPNIPEYVISWLGILRAGCAVSGVSPLLSPEEMVHQLSDCKAKGLVTLDAIFAGRLVKIADRLPDLKVVAAARITGFLPAAKKAVIKVLPYLQKAAALPIAPKKIKDALGKIQLPPTGKVTPLPGKTVYLMDEVIKGNKFLDALPKVDITPDDIAYVQYTGGTTGLPKGAQLSHRNSVADLLIVQRWLAWEGGAGLALSGFPFFHIAGLFFNINCIYLGWTQVLIPNPRDTDGICKQYDKYKPTALVNVPSLFQLLIANPKFKAIDHSGLETCISAASPFPEESQKELEAIVGKGKLLEVYGMTETSPLTVMNPRYGQKKLGSIGLPILNTDMKLLDPETGEEVGVNTPGEICVKGPQIMVGYFDKPDETAKTVDKDGYMHTGDVAVMDDDGFLRIVDRTKDMLIVGGFKVFSRKVEEVLCQHPAVDMIAITGEPNPERPGSELVKAFVTISPSYDYDGDQKALEASIIDLAKEKLAPYEIPKKVEVRTELPLTAVGKIDKKQLRKK; encoded by the coding sequence ATGGAGAGAATTTGGAGAAAATCATACGATCCCGGCCTCACCGACCTCGATCCCTCCGAATGGGAAAACGACTATGTAAGCATAACCAATCCCACCTTCCAGCGTTTCGGAAAAAAGGCGGCGCTTTGCTACATGGACGTGGAAATAACCTTTGAAGAGCTGGACCGCTACGCCAACCGCTTCGCCAACATGCTCATAGCAAGCGGCCTTAAAAAAGGAGACGTGGTGGGGATCAACCTTCCCAACATCCCGGAATACGTCATTTCCTGGCTTGGAATCCTAAGGGCCGGATGCGCTGTTTCCGGGGTTTCACCCCTCCTGTCCCCTGAGGAGATGGTGCACCAGCTTTCCGACTGCAAGGCAAAAGGCCTGGTGACGTTAGACGCAATCTTCGCGGGCCGCCTGGTAAAAATCGCCGACCGCCTGCCCGATCTCAAGGTGGTTGCCGCAGCACGCATAACGGGCTTTCTTCCGGCGGCCAAGAAGGCCGTCATCAAGGTTCTGCCCTATCTGCAAAAGGCGGCGGCCCTTCCCATAGCCCCGAAAAAGATAAAGGACGCCCTGGGGAAAATTCAGCTTCCCCCCACCGGCAAGGTGACGCCCCTTCCGGGAAAAACCGTGTACCTTATGGACGAGGTGATAAAGGGCAACAAGTTCCTGGACGCGCTCCCCAAGGTGGACATCACACCCGACGACATAGCCTACGTGCAGTACACCGGCGGAACCACCGGCCTTCCCAAGGGGGCACAGCTTTCCCATCGGAATTCCGTGGCCGACCTTCTGATAGTCCAGCGCTGGCTGGCCTGGGAAGGCGGCGCGGGGCTGGCGCTTTCCGGCTTTCCCTTCTTCCACATAGCCGGACTTTTTTTCAACATCAACTGCATCTACCTTGGCTGGACCCAGGTGTTGATCCCCAATCCGCGAGACACCGACGGCATCTGCAAGCAGTATGACAAGTACAAGCCCACAGCCCTGGTCAACGTGCCAAGCCTTTTCCAGCTCCTCATCGCAAACCCCAAATTCAAGGCCATAGACCACTCCGGGCTCGAAACCTGCATCTCGGCGGCCTCGCCCTTCCCGGAGGAGTCCCAGAAGGAGCTTGAAGCCATCGTGGGCAAGGGAAAGCTCCTGGAGGTTTACGGCATGACGGAGACATCCCCCCTCACGGTCATGAACCCGCGTTACGGCCAAAAAAAGCTGGGCTCCATCGGCCTGCCCATTCTGAATACCGATATGAAGCTCCTGGACCCCGAAACCGGGGAAGAGGTGGGCGTCAACACCCCCGGTGAAATCTGCGTAAAGGGCCCCCAGATCATGGTGGGCTATTTCGACAAGCCGGACGAAACAGCAAAAACCGTCGACAAGGACGGCTACATGCATACCGGCGACGTGGCTGTCATGGACGATGACGGCTTCCTTCGCATAGTGGACCGCACCAAGGACATGCTCATCGTGGGCGGGTTCAAGGTCTTTTCCAGAAAGGTGGAGGAGGTTCTGTGCCAGCATCCGGCGGTGGATATGATTGCCATAACCGGAGAGCCCAACCCCGAACGCCCAGGCTCCGAGCTTGTAAAGGCGTTCGTCACCATTTCTCCTTCATACGATTACGACGGAGACCAAAAAGCCCTGGAGGCAAGCATAATCGACCTTGCCAAGGAGAAGCTGGCCCCTTACGAGATTCCCAAGAAGGTGGAAGTGAGAACTGAATTGCCTCTCACGGCGGTGGGGAAGATCGACAAGAAACAGTTGCGGAAAAAATGA
- a CDS encoding C_GCAxxG_C_C family protein, with product MGKPENILLKAATGLEGGLVASGSTCGVVSGGSLGLALALDEAVTAAGGRGEAALINMAGDYARWFAGTYGSTACKGRVGVDFRTLSGQVRYFVGPDKIAKCMSHIAGAFGWLDKAISGGLPKDLPKAWGADEPGIHCARAVLSGVRQRTGVSDPLLERLSYVYDGGVGLSGGACGALVGAVLSINLILGMDLRNVPYLKTLKPFLVGHKNVLTSPKPGKPEPFGVGKAVIDRFHETAGHTPCSIITGRSFSGWEDFASYRISGKCGDIINSATDAACAAIGAITAAGKAGFAEAS from the coding sequence ATGGGAAAACCGGAGAACATCCTTCTAAAGGCCGCAACCGGCCTGGAAGGCGGGCTTGTGGCGTCCGGCTCCACCTGCGGGGTTGTGTCGGGCGGCTCGTTGGGGCTGGCTCTGGCCCTGGACGAAGCCGTTACCGCAGCCGGCGGGCGGGGAGAAGCGGCCCTGATCAACATGGCCGGCGACTACGCCCGGTGGTTTGCCGGAACCTACGGTTCCACGGCCTGCAAGGGCAGGGTGGGGGTGGATTTCAGAACCCTGTCCGGCCAGGTGCGTTATTTTGTAGGCCCGGACAAGATCGCCAAATGCATGAGCCACATAGCCGGGGCCTTCGGCTGGCTGGACAAGGCCATAAGCGGGGGTCTGCCCAAGGACCTGCCGAAGGCTTGGGGGGCGGATGAGCCCGGCATCCACTGCGCGCGCGCCGTGCTTTCAGGGGTTCGCCAAAGGACCGGGGTGTCCGATCCCCTGCTGGAAAGGCTCTCCTACGTTTACGACGGCGGGGTGGGGCTTTCGGGCGGTGCCTGCGGGGCGCTTGTGGGGGCCGTACTGTCCATCAACCTCATTTTGGGCATGGACCTGCGCAACGTTCCCTATCTCAAAACCTTAAAGCCCTTCCTGGTGGGCCACAAAAACGTTCTCACAAGCCCGAAGCCTGGAAAACCGGAACCCTTCGGCGTCGGCAAGGCGGTGATCGACAGGTTTCACGAGACGGCGGGGCACACCCCGTGCAGCATCATAACAGGCCGCAGTTTTTCCGGGTGGGAGGATTTTGCGTCTTACAGGATTTCGGGAAAATGCGGCGACATCATAAACTCCGCCACAGATGCCGCATGTGCGGCCATAGGGGCCATTACTGCGGCGGGGAAAGCTGGTTTTGCGGAAGCCTCATGA
- a CDS encoding VacJ family lipoprotein: MRPSLKTILSAGLMAAALSLSLVVLSGQAVAEEPASSISTGVHKAEDGLDSGAALPAGPPSADAGLTDENLDFLDEEGENGAVGKGLADPLEPFNRAVFKFNDKLYFWVLKPVAKGYGKVAPQPVRKGVKNFFGNLAFPVRFVNCALQGKGRAAEGELARFMANSTFGCLGFIDLGEKHPELAPPDPEDAGQTLGRWGLGDGFYLVLPFFGPSTARDACGTAVDKFFLTPTSYVEPLEASMGISAFEKLNGISLSIGEYETMKDAAFDPYTSARDAYMQYRKVRLSK; encoded by the coding sequence ATGAGACCCTCCCTGAAAACGATCCTGTCCGCTGGCCTGATGGCTGCGGCGCTTTCCTTGAGCCTTGTTGTTCTTTCCGGACAGGCCGTGGCCGAAGAACCGGCTTCATCCATTTCAACCGGGGTCCACAAGGCGGAGGATGGCCTGGATTCCGGGGCTGCGCTTCCCGCCGGGCCGCCCTCCGCCGACGCCGGGCTTACGGATGAAAACCTCGATTTCCTTGATGAGGAAGGTGAAAACGGGGCTGTCGGCAAGGGCCTTGCCGACCCCCTGGAGCCCTTCAACAGGGCTGTTTTCAAGTTCAACGACAAGCTGTATTTCTGGGTTTTGAAGCCCGTAGCAAAAGGCTACGGAAAGGTCGCGCCCCAGCCCGTCCGCAAGGGCGTGAAAAACTTCTTCGGCAACCTTGCCTTTCCCGTGCGCTTCGTCAACTGCGCGCTCCAGGGAAAGGGCCGGGCCGCCGAGGGGGAGCTTGCCCGTTTCATGGCCAACTCAACTTTCGGCTGCCTGGGTTTCATTGACCTTGGGGAGAAGCACCCCGAACTCGCCCCGCCGGACCCCGAAGACGCCGGCCAGACCCTTGGCAGGTGGGGCCTTGGGGACGGCTTTTACCTGGTGCTGCCCTTTTTTGGGCCAAGCACCGCCAGGGACGCCTGCGGCACTGCCGTGGACAAATTTTTTTTGACGCCGACATCGTATGTCGAGCCCCTGGAGGCTTCCATGGGCATTTCAGCCTTCGAGAAGTTAAACGGCATCTCCCTTTCCATCGGTGAGTACGAAACCATGAAAGACGCGGCCTTCGACCCCTACACATCGGCCCGTGACGCATACATGCAGTACAGGAAAGTGCGTCTTTCAAAGTAG
- the glpK gene encoding glycerol kinase GlpK, with protein sequence MSDCIVAIDQGTTGTTVLVLDTEANVLGRGYKEITQYYPQPGWVEHDPEEIWQSVITAANAAMQAAMIPKSRVKAIGITNQRETVVVWDRATAKPCRNAIVWQCRRTAPLTEKLREMGHEALFTRRTGLLLDPYFSGTKLNWFLENTPGMRQDAEAGRLAAGTIDSWLIYRLTGGKSHATDVTNASRTLLMDLASHKWDAELCGILDVPMKMLPEILSCDARFGETQGVSCFPDGVPVAGVAGDQQAALFGQACFSPGEAKCTFGTGAFMLLNTGEKPVASTHRLLTTVAWKRGDKAYYALEGSAFIAGALVQWLRDGLGLIKKAKEIEALARSVPDSGGVVLVPALAGLSAPYWRADARGLICGISRATTKEHLARAALEGIALQNAEILTAMEADAGFKLKALKVDGGASSNNLLMQLQSDYLGCRIVRPKMLETTALGAAFLAGLGSGLYRDTGDIEQAWKTDRVFDPEMDEAGRGKILARWREAVSKA encoded by the coding sequence ATGTCTGACTGCATAGTGGCCATTGACCAGGGAACCACCGGAACCACGGTTTTGGTCCTGGATACCGAAGCCAACGTGCTTGGCAGGGGTTACAAGGAAATCACCCAGTATTATCCCCAGCCCGGCTGGGTGGAACACGACCCGGAGGAAATCTGGCAGTCGGTGATCACCGCCGCCAATGCGGCAATGCAGGCCGCCATGATCCCTAAGAGCCGGGTAAAGGCCATAGGCATCACCAACCAGAGGGAAACAGTGGTGGTGTGGGACAGGGCCACGGCAAAGCCCTGCCGTAACGCCATTGTCTGGCAGTGCCGCCGCACCGCCCCCTTGACCGAAAAGCTGAGGGAAATGGGCCACGAGGCCCTTTTCACCAGGCGCACCGGGCTTCTTCTGGACCCCTATTTTTCCGGCACCAAGCTCAACTGGTTTTTGGAAAACACTCCGGGCATGAGGCAGGACGCCGAGGCGGGAAGGCTCGCCGCCGGAACCATAGACTCATGGCTCATATACCGCTTGACGGGCGGGAAATCCCACGCAACCGACGTCACCAACGCTTCGCGGACCCTTCTCATGGACCTTGCCTCCCACAAGTGGGATGCGGAACTCTGCGGCATCCTTGACGTGCCCATGAAAATGCTGCCCGAAATCCTCTCGTGCGACGCAAGGTTCGGCGAAACCCAAGGCGTTTCCTGCTTTCCGGACGGCGTCCCGGTGGCGGGCGTGGCGGGCGACCAGCAGGCGGCCCTGTTCGGGCAGGCGTGCTTCTCGCCCGGCGAGGCCAAGTGCACCTTCGGCACGGGGGCCTTCATGCTTTTGAACACCGGCGAAAAGCCGGTTGCCAGCACCCACAGGCTTCTTACCACCGTTGCATGGAAAAGGGGCGACAAGGCATACTACGCCCTTGAAGGCTCGGCCTTCATAGCGGGAGCCCTGGTCCAGTGGCTCAGGGACGGGCTCGGCCTCATCAAAAAGGCCAAGGAGATAGAGGCCCTCGCCAGAAGCGTGCCTGATTCCGGCGGCGTGGTCCTGGTCCCTGCCCTGGCCGGCCTTTCCGCCCCCTACTGGCGGGCGGACGCAAGGGGCCTCATCTGCGGCATATCGAGGGCCACCACCAAGGAGCACCTGGCGCGGGCGGCCCTGGAGGGAATCGCCCTCCAGAACGCCGAAATACTCACCGCCATGGAGGCCGACGCGGGATTCAAACTAAAGGCCCTCAAGGTGGACGGCGGGGCTTCCTCCAACAACCTTTTGATGCAGCTTCAAAGCGACTACTTAGGATGCCGCATAGTGCGGCCCAAAATGCTGGAAACCACGGCCCTTGGAGCCGCCTTCCTGGCAGGGCTCGGAAGCGGGCTCTACAGGGACACGGGCGACATCGAACAGGCGTGGAAAACCGACAGGGTTTTCGACCCTGAAATGGACGAGGCTGGCCGGGGGAAAATTCTGGCCAGGTGGCGGGAAGCCGTTTCAAAGGCTTGA
- a CDS encoding 2-C-methyl-D-erythritol 2,4-cyclodiphosphate synthase, whose product MRVGMGYDVHRLVKGRPLVLGGVAIPFSMGLLGHSDADVLLHAVCDALLGAAGLGDIGRHFPDSDEAFRGIASTELLASTVALLAENGYRVGNVDATLIAEAPKIAPFREAMRKNMAEILGISADKVNVKATTTEELGFVGRGEGAWR is encoded by the coding sequence ATGCGCGTGGGCATGGGCTACGACGTTCACAGGCTGGTGAAGGGCCGCCCCCTGGTGCTGGGCGGGGTCGCCATCCCCTTTTCCATGGGGCTTCTGGGCCATTCGGACGCCGACGTTCTTCTTCACGCAGTATGCGACGCCCTTTTGGGGGCTGCGGGCCTTGGGGACATCGGCAGGCATTTTCCGGATTCGGACGAGGCTTTTCGTGGAATCGCCTCCACCGAGCTTCTTGCCAGCACCGTGGCCCTTCTGGCCGAAAATGGGTATCGCGTGGGCAACGTGGACGCCACCTTAATCGCCGAGGCTCCCAAGATCGCCCCGTTTCGTGAGGCTATGCGGAAAAATATGGCGGAAATACTTGGAATATCCGCCGACAAGGTCAACGTGAAGGCCACCACCACCGAGGAACTCGGCTTTGTGGGCAGGGGCGAGGGTGCGTGGCGATGA
- a CDS encoding alpha/beta hydrolase, with protein sequence MDFAEQYATSFDDTKIYYMTKGSGPAICACNGIGVSVFFWKYLAEYFVKDHKVILWDYRSHGKSGAAPDYSGLTMSTNALDLKAVLDAAGIEKVVLLGHSMGVQTIYEFYRMFPERVAALIPVLGSYGQPMNTFLHTDKMKYFFPVAYRFANCFPHFSTRMTQTMYEVLFKDPLPFIGGKAIRFINSQHFRKDDLIPYLDHLRTLDLRAFLGMARRMQEHTAKDWLHEIKVPTLIIAGQDDLFTPWRISAEMHKLIPESELLTIPRGSHAALVEQPELMNLRIEKFFRERLAKSQWEASGKKAKPRTPRRAAPKTV encoded by the coding sequence ATGGACTTTGCGGAACAGTACGCCACAAGTTTCGACGACACGAAGATTTATTACATGACCAAGGGCTCCGGCCCCGCCATCTGCGCCTGCAATGGAATCGGCGTGTCGGTTTTCTTCTGGAAATACCTGGCGGAATATTTCGTGAAAGACCACAAGGTCATCCTGTGGGACTACCGCTCGCACGGAAAAAGCGGGGCTGCCCCCGATTATTCGGGGCTCACCATGAGCACCAACGCCCTGGACTTAAAGGCCGTGCTGGACGCGGCAGGGATCGAAAAGGTCGTGCTTCTGGGCCACTCAATGGGGGTTCAGACCATCTACGAGTTCTACCGCATGTTTCCGGAAAGGGTGGCAGCCCTCATTCCGGTTCTTGGCTCCTACGGCCAGCCCATGAACACCTTTTTGCACACCGACAAGATGAAGTACTTCTTTCCCGTGGCCTATCGCTTCGCCAACTGCTTTCCCCATTTTTCCACACGCATGACCCAGACCATGTACGAGGTGCTTTTCAAGGACCCCCTCCCGTTTATTGGCGGCAAGGCCATAAGGTTCATAAACAGCCAGCATTTCAGGAAGGATGACCTCATCCCCTACCTGGATCATCTGCGCACCTTGGACCTCAGGGCCTTTCTGGGCATGGCCCGAAGGATGCAGGAGCACACGGCGAAAGACTGGCTGCACGAGATAAAGGTGCCCACCTTGATAATCGCAGGCCAGGACGACCTTTTCACCCCCTGGCGGATATCCGCCGAGATGCACAAGCTGATTCCGGAATCGGAACTCCTCACCATTCCAAGGGGAAGCCACGCAGCCCTGGTGGAGCAGCCGGAACTGATGAACCTGCGGATAGAGAAATTTTTCCGGGAAAGGCTCGCCAAGAGCCAGTGGGAGGCGTCCGGCAAAAAGGCGAAGCCCAGGACTCCGCGCAGAGCCGCGCCCAAGACGGTGTAA
- a CDS encoding phosphoglycerate kinase, giving the protein MLTVKDVDIKGKTVFVRVDVNVPLDSSGAISDDTRIRAVIPTINYILDEQAKVIIASHMGRPGGKVDPKYSLAPVARRFSRLLNKPVKLAPDCIGPEVKAMVEAMQPGDVILLENLRFHKAETENNDEFAKELASLCDVYVNNAFAVAHRENASVVAITNHVPVCVAGFLLASELNYFARAMEKPARPVVAIIGGAKVSSKLPAFKNMMKHVDKFVVGGAMANTFLKSVDYEVGKSMVEDSSILWEARNLMKKAQETGIKFYIPVDAVVADKNDASAESKIVPIREVPPDWMIMDIGPATALLYSEVLASAKTIIWNGPMGVFEIDAFSRGTMAMVSHVANSYALTIVGGGDTDVAIHRAGESHRITYISTGGGAFLSLMEGQTLPAVAALDEAAKRILCQD; this is encoded by the coding sequence ATGCTCACGGTAAAGGACGTTGACATAAAGGGGAAGACCGTTTTCGTGAGGGTGGACGTGAACGTGCCGTTAGACTCCAGCGGCGCCATAAGCGACGACACCCGCATAAGGGCCGTGATCCCCACCATCAATTACATTCTGGACGAACAGGCCAAGGTTATCATCGCCTCCCACATGGGACGCCCGGGCGGCAAGGTCGATCCCAAGTATTCCCTTGCCCCGGTGGCCCGAAGGTTCTCGCGCCTCTTGAACAAGCCCGTGAAACTGGCCCCGGACTGCATAGGCCCTGAAGTGAAGGCGATGGTTGAGGCCATGCAGCCCGGCGACGTCATACTTTTGGAAAACCTCCGCTTTCACAAGGCCGAGACCGAAAACAACGACGAGTTCGCCAAAGAGCTTGCGAGCCTGTGCGACGTTTACGTAAATAACGCTTTTGCCGTGGCCCACCGGGAAAACGCCTCGGTGGTGGCCATTACAAACCACGTTCCGGTCTGCGTGGCGGGCTTTCTTCTAGCGAGCGAGCTTAACTACTTCGCCCGGGCCATGGAAAAACCGGCCAGGCCGGTGGTGGCCATAATAGGCGGGGCTAAGGTTTCATCGAAGCTCCCGGCGTTCAAGAACATGATGAAGCACGTGGACAAGTTCGTGGTGGGCGGCGCAATGGCCAACACCTTTTTAAAAAGCGTGGATTACGAAGTGGGCAAGAGCATGGTGGAGGACTCCAGCATTCTCTGGGAAGCCCGGAACCTGATGAAAAAGGCCCAGGAAACCGGCATCAAGTTCTACATCCCGGTGGACGCCGTGGTGGCGGACAAGAACGACGCCTCTGCCGAAAGCAAGATCGTGCCCATCAGGGAGGTTCCGCCCGACTGGATGATCATGGACATAGGCCCGGCCACGGCGCTCCTCTACTCCGAGGTCCTTGCCAGCGCCAAGACAATAATCTGGAACGGCCCCATGGGGGTTTTCGAGATCGACGCCTTTTCTCGCGGAACCATGGCCATGGTGAGCCACGTGGCCAACTCCTACGCCCTCACCATAGTGGGCGGAGGCGACACCGACGTGGCCATTCACCGGGCCGGGGAGAGCCATCGCATAACCTACATCTCAACGGGCGGCGGGGCCTTCCTGTCGCTCATGGAGGGCCAGACCCTTCCGGCGGTGGCGGCCCTGGACGAGGCGGCCAAGAGGATTTTGTGCCAAGACTAG
- a CDS encoding amidohydrolase family protein — MSDKAAILPENMVDFHVHLFPDRLFDAIWKRFIADYGWDVIHRLYWREAVDYLREKGVKYVVYSNYAHKKGVADALNAFNREVLDNSENVFCFCAFHPDDDGGLEKIASMMDHKKVMGVKLQLLVQNFYPHDERLFPLYELVMEKNKRILFHVGTGPVGNPFVGAAHFEKVLNRYPEIPANIAHMGGLEYGVFMDFLESHKSLVMDTSFSFLPGISYDQGPERLLKNRERIVYGSDFPNLIMPRKTEIENLKALGLPQDFYDRVFRDNGLRILGQCCPDGFCA, encoded by the coding sequence ATGAGCGACAAGGCGGCCATACTTCCGGAAAACATGGTGGATTTCCACGTCCACCTTTTCCCGGACCGGCTTTTCGATGCCATCTGGAAAAGGTTCATCGCCGATTACGGCTGGGACGTGATCCATCGCCTGTACTGGCGGGAGGCGGTTGATTATCTTCGGGAAAAGGGCGTAAAATACGTCGTTTACTCCAATTACGCCCATAAGAAGGGCGTGGCCGACGCGTTGAACGCGTTCAACCGGGAGGTTCTCGACAACAGCGAAAACGTCTTCTGCTTCTGCGCCTTTCATCCCGATGATGACGGCGGGCTGGAAAAAATCGCCTCCATGATGGATCACAAAAAGGTGATGGGGGTGAAGCTCCAGCTTCTTGTTCAGAATTTTTATCCGCATGACGAGAGGCTTTTTCCGCTTTACGAGCTTGTGATGGAGAAAAATAAGCGCATCCTTTTCCACGTGGGGACCGGGCCCGTGGGAAACCCCTTCGTGGGGGCGGCTCATTTTGAAAAGGTGCTTAACCGCTACCCTGAAATACCCGCCAACATAGCCCACATGGGAGGGCTGGAGTACGGTGTGTTTATGGATTTTCTGGAAAGCCATAAGAGCCTTGTGATGGACACTTCCTTTTCCTTTCTGCCGGGCATAAGCTACGACCAGGGACCAGAAAGGCTTCTGAAAAACCGGGAGCGCATCGTTTACGGCTCGGACTTCCCGAATCTAATAATGCCCCGGAAAACCGAGATCGAAAACTTGAAGGCCCTTGGCCTTCCCCAGGATTTTTACGACAGGGTGTTCCGGGACAACGGACTTCGGATTCTTGGGCAGTGCTGCCCCGATGGGTTTTGCGCCTGA
- a CDS encoding cysteine--tRNA ligase yields MPLFVHNTLTRKKEEFVPNEPGVVRMYVCGPTVYDSAHMGHARSAVVFDVVYRHLVASGYKVTYVRNFTDVDDKIIRRAAERGEEPNALANRYIDEFHSDMDALGVLRPTFEPKATEFIGPIIEVVNELLKKGAAYVVDGDVYFRVEAFPAYGRLSGRKLADMEVGARVDIDERKESPFDFALWKSAKPGEPSWESPWGPGRPGWHIECSAMSRERLGHSFDIHGGGSDLIFPHHENEIAQSEAAFGGTFVKYWMHNGFVNVNSEKMSKSLGNFFTVGEALKKYHPESIRLFLLSKHYRGPVDFSDAAMNDAASGLDRLYACLLRGQELTGHSAVSGSGSWANYPIKFREAMDDDFNTAAALGVLFEAVRYANRLMDEAGKLSEISILLKDIREMGGLLGLFSQNPAAYFESRKEAHAERSSVDTARIERLIAERAAARKARDFKAADEVRNRLKEMGVLIEDGPAGTTWKFSD; encoded by the coding sequence ATGCCTTTATTCGTCCATAACACCCTTACGCGCAAAAAAGAGGAATTCGTCCCCAACGAGCCCGGAGTTGTGCGCATGTACGTCTGCGGGCCCACGGTCTATGATTCCGCCCACATGGGCCACGCAAGAAGCGCTGTGGTCTTCGACGTGGTGTACAGGCATCTTGTGGCATCCGGCTACAAGGTGACCTATGTGCGGAATTTCACCGACGTGGACGACAAGATCATACGCCGGGCCGCCGAAAGGGGCGAGGAGCCAAATGCCCTTGCCAATCGTTACATCGACGAGTTCCACTCGGACATGGACGCCCTGGGTGTTCTGCGGCCCACCTTCGAGCCCAAGGCCACCGAGTTCATAGGCCCCATAATCGAGGTGGTGAACGAGCTTCTGAAAAAGGGTGCGGCCTATGTTGTGGACGGGGACGTGTATTTCAGGGTGGAAGCCTTTCCCGCTTATGGCAGGCTGTCGGGCCGGAAGCTCGCCGATATGGAGGTGGGAGCCAGGGTGGACATTGACGAGCGCAAGGAGAGCCCCTTTGATTTCGCCCTGTGGAAGAGCGCCAAGCCCGGTGAACCCTCCTGGGAAAGCCCCTGGGGGCCGGGGCGGCCCGGCTGGCACATAGAATGCTCGGCCATGAGCCGTGAAAGGCTTGGGCACAGCTTCGACATCCACGGCGGCGGAAGCGACCTCATCTTTCCCCACCACGAAAACGAGATCGCCCAGTCAGAGGCCGCTTTCGGCGGAACCTTCGTGAAATACTGGATGCACAACGGCTTCGTGAATGTGAATTCTGAAAAGATGAGCAAGTCCCTGGGGAACTTCTTCACCGTGGGCGAGGCGCTCAAAAAATACCACCCGGAATCCATAAGGCTTTTCCTTCTTTCAAAGCACTACCGGGGGCCGGTGGATTTTTCGGATGCGGCCATGAACGACGCGGCGAGCGGTCTGGACCGTCTCTACGCCTGCCTCCTGCGGGGCCAAGAACTGACCGGCCATTCCGCTGTTTCCGGATCGGGCTCCTGGGCCAACTATCCCATCAAGTTCCGGGAGGCGATGGATGACGATTTTAACACTGCTGCGGCCCTTGGAGTGTTGTTCGAAGCGGTGCGCTACGCCAACCGCCTGATGGACGAAGCGGGCAAATTATCCGAAATATCGATTTTGTTAAAAGACATAAGGGAGATGGGCGGGCTTCTGGGGCTTTTTTCCCAGAATCCGGCGGCATACTTCGAGTCTCGAAAAGAGGCTCACGCGGAAAGGTCATCAGTGGATACTGCCCGGATCGAGCGGCTGATCGCCGAGCGCGCCGCTGCCCGCAAGGCCAGGGATTTCAAGGCGGCGGACGAGGTTAGAAACCGCCTGAAGGAAATGGGGGTTTTGATCGAGGACGGGCCAGCCGGAACCACCTGGAAGTTTTCCGACTGA